A window of Haliscomenobacter hydrossis DSM 1100 contains these coding sequences:
- a CDS encoding ATP-binding cassette domain-containing protein, which yields MIQLQNLVFRYHPKRPLFESLNLSIQQPGIVGLLGSNGAGKTTLLHLLAGLRFPWAGECNVLGDEPRKRRLAWQQQVLFVPESIEMPARTLQRWLSELAPFYPRFDQRLFEAIVKEFELEVVGKLSELSFGQQKKVMLAFALATQVKVLLLDEPSNGLDVFSKTQLRRIWTRHLPEDTLVVISTHQVRELGAQFDQVVVIDQGKLLFHQSTEVLNARFCIQRSTEMPGEDAVYYEPIPGGYLALYIAEPGDPETEIDLEILMKAIVEKPEIVVHLQNDQVYVQQ from the coding sequence ATGATCCAACTCCAAAACCTCGTATTCCGCTACCATCCTAAACGTCCCTTGTTTGAAAGCCTCAATCTGAGCATTCAGCAGCCGGGGATTGTAGGCTTGCTGGGCTCTAATGGGGCAGGTAAAACGACACTTTTGCACCTCTTGGCGGGTTTGCGTTTCCCCTGGGCGGGCGAATGCAACGTATTGGGCGACGAACCCCGTAAACGCCGCCTGGCTTGGCAACAGCAAGTGCTTTTTGTACCCGAAAGCATCGAAATGCCTGCACGTACCCTCCAGCGTTGGCTGAGTGAACTGGCTCCTTTTTATCCTCGTTTTGACCAGCGACTTTTTGAGGCCATTGTCAAAGAATTTGAGCTGGAAGTCGTTGGTAAGCTCAGCGAGCTCTCTTTTGGGCAACAAAAAAAGGTGATGTTGGCTTTTGCGCTGGCGACCCAAGTCAAAGTGTTGTTGTTGGATGAGCCGAGCAATGGTTTGGATGTTTTTTCCAAAACCCAGTTGCGCCGCATCTGGACGCGCCACTTGCCTGAAGATACGTTGGTGGTCATTTCGACTCATCAGGTGCGGGAATTGGGGGCGCAGTTTGATCAGGTCGTGGTGATAGATCAGGGCAAGCTCCTGTTTCACCAAAGCACCGAAGTGCTCAATGCCCGTTTTTGCATCCAACGCAGTACCGAAATGCCGGGTGAAGATGCGGTGTATTACGAACCCATTCCTGGAGGGTACCTGGCCTTGTACATCGCTGAGCCTGGTGACCCCGAAACGGAGATCGATCTGGAAATATTGATGAAAGCGATTGTGGAAAAGCCGGAAATAGTGGTTCACCTTCAAAATGATCAGGTTTATGTACAACAATAG
- the ggt gene encoding gamma-glutamyltransferase, translated as MKSTPNFFLFFFIFLFSQSILAQQVGSPSEVEVRPPSEVEVRPPSEVEVYPIRKSTISDQAMVVSPHPISSQVGLDILKKGGNAIDAAIAIQFAIAVVYPRAGNIGGGGLMVLRTKDGKFEALDYREKAPAKAGRDMYLDAQGNVVPRLSIEGHLAAGVPGTVAGMIAAHKKHGKLPFKVLIQPAIDLAKQGYKITQGEVDRLNGNQSAFKKYNAEDNALVKSDPWKLSDVLVQPNLAATLERIQKKGKAGFYKGQTADYIVAEMARGNGLISLQDLKNYDARWRQPVEATYKNYHIVSMPPPSSGGIIILQLMKIMERFPLAEWGFQSLNAVHLMAEAERRVYADRAQYMGDPDFFQVPQDSLLNDKYLRQRMANFNPTQATLSKDILAGDFRSISKESFETEHTSVVDAKGNAVAVTTTLNSNFGNKVMVHGAGFLLNNEMDDFSAKAGVPNQFGLVGSEANSIQPGKRMLSAMSPTIVEKDGQLFLVLGAPGGSTIITAVFQVLMNVIEFGMPIDEAIKAGRFHNQWLPDEIWVEKAALTPELRKELELLGHKLREVNYMAVVKAIMRLPNGKLHGAGDPRNPDDDAKGY; from the coding sequence ATGAAATCAACGCCTAACTTCTTTTTATTTTTTTTTATTTTTCTTTTCTCTCAGTCCATTTTGGCTCAACAAGTGGGGTCGCCGAGCGAAGTCGAGGTGCGGCCACCGAGCGAAGTCGAGGTGCGGCCACCGAGCGAAGTCGAGGTGTATCCAATTCGTAAAAGCACCATTTCTGACCAGGCCATGGTCGTTTCGCCCCATCCCATTTCTTCTCAGGTTGGTTTAGATATTCTCAAAAAAGGAGGCAATGCCATAGATGCCGCGATTGCCATCCAGTTTGCCATTGCGGTGGTGTATCCGCGCGCTGGAAACATTGGCGGTGGTGGATTGATGGTGTTGCGCACAAAGGACGGCAAATTTGAGGCGCTCGATTACCGTGAAAAAGCCCCCGCCAAAGCTGGCCGCGACATGTACCTCGATGCTCAGGGCAATGTGGTACCCCGCCTCAGTATTGAAGGGCATTTGGCAGCTGGTGTACCAGGAACCGTAGCGGGTATGATTGCCGCGCATAAAAAACACGGAAAACTACCTTTCAAAGTGTTGATTCAACCCGCCATTGATTTGGCGAAACAGGGTTATAAAATCACCCAGGGCGAAGTTGATCGCCTCAATGGCAACCAGTCCGCATTCAAAAAATACAATGCCGAAGACAATGCCCTGGTCAAATCCGATCCCTGGAAATTGAGCGATGTACTGGTACAACCCAATCTGGCCGCCACCCTGGAACGGATTCAAAAAAAGGGCAAAGCGGGCTTTTACAAAGGCCAAACCGCCGATTACATCGTAGCAGAAATGGCCAGAGGCAATGGTTTGATCTCCCTCCAGGACCTCAAAAATTACGACGCCCGCTGGCGGCAGCCTGTGGAAGCCACCTATAAAAACTACCACATTGTATCCATGCCGCCACCTTCCAGTGGAGGCATCATCATTTTGCAGTTGATGAAAATCATGGAGCGTTTCCCCCTGGCGGAATGGGGTTTCCAATCGCTCAACGCCGTCCACCTGATGGCCGAAGCCGAACGCCGAGTGTATGCCGACCGGGCACAATACATGGGTGACCCCGATTTTTTCCAGGTTCCCCAGGATTCACTGCTCAACGACAAGTACTTGCGCCAACGCATGGCCAATTTCAATCCCACCCAAGCCACGCTGAGCAAAGACATCCTGGCGGGAGATTTTCGCAGCATCAGCAAAGAGAGTTTTGAAACCGAACACACTTCGGTGGTCGACGCAAAAGGCAACGCTGTGGCAGTAACCACCACACTCAATTCCAATTTTGGCAACAAAGTGATGGTACATGGAGCCGGCTTTTTGCTCAACAACGAAATGGATGATTTCAGCGCCAAAGCGGGTGTGCCCAACCAGTTTGGGTTGGTCGGTAGTGAAGCCAATTCGATTCAACCCGGTAAACGGATGCTGAGCGCCATGTCGCCCACCATCGTGGAAAAGGACGGACAATTGTTTTTGGTGCTCGGAGCACCGGGCGGCTCCACCATCATTACTGCGGTATTTCAGGTGTTGATGAACGTGATTGAGTTTGGCATGCCCATTGATGAAGCCATCAAAGCCGGGCGCTTCCACAACCAATGGCTACCGGATGAAATTTGGGTGGAAAAAGCGGCGTTGACACCAGAACTGCGCAAAGAACTGGAGCTTTTGGGACACAAATTGCGCGAGGTGAACTACATGGCGGTGGTCAAAGCCATCATGCGTTTGCCGAACGGGAAACTACATGGGGCAGGAGATCCGCGGAACCCGGATGACGACGCGAAGGGGTATTAA
- a CDS encoding LutC/YkgG family protein gives MSNARDQILARVKANQPKDERPLPDLSSFPARTTEMLDQFMTVLSLIGGKVLRVADYVAIEAYLRENPYPGRMVTSIPTLYSIAEPIPAPTDPHALANVELAIISGEFGVAENGAIWVTEANFGQRVAPFICQHLAVVLPVDQFCANMHQAYQRLQGVDYGFGVFIAGPSKTADIEQSLVLGAHGARTMTAFLIDN, from the coding sequence ATGTCCAACGCCCGCGATCAAATCCTGGCCAGGGTAAAAGCCAATCAGCCCAAAGACGAACGGCCACTGCCCGATTTATCCTCTTTTCCTGCGCGTACAACGGAAATGCTCGATCAATTTATGACGGTGCTCAGCCTAATCGGAGGAAAAGTACTGCGAGTTGCCGATTATGTCGCCATCGAAGCATACTTGCGCGAGAACCCTTACCCCGGGCGTATGGTTACCTCCATTCCAACCTTGTACAGCATCGCCGAACCCATTCCTGCCCCAACTGATCCGCACGCATTGGCCAATGTCGAATTGGCCATTATTTCCGGCGAATTTGGCGTTGCCGAAAACGGAGCCATCTGGGTTACCGAAGCGAACTTTGGCCAGAGGGTAGCGCCTTTTATTTGTCAGCACCTGGCTGTCGTGTTGCCCGTCGATCAGTTTTGCGCCAACATGCACCAGGCTTATCAACGTTTGCAGGGCGTGGATTACGGGTTTGGGGTATTCATTGCGGGGCCTTCCAAAACAGCGGACATCGAGCAGTCACTCGTTTTGGGTGCGCACGGAGCACGCACAATGACGGCGTTTTTAATCGACAATTAG
- a CDS encoding gluconate 2-dehydrogenase subunit 3 family protein, with the protein MNRRELLKSSGLFVGYAVSSAALTNLFISCQAEARVNLDWNPVFLSKEQANTLAEITETILPKTTTPGAKELAVPQFIDKMLKEVSGKADQINFVAGLTQIDKDCTNKYGKTFVECSAEDRTAFLLAMDEAAGVFPPSVWGITLAPPSPVAFFRQLKSLTLFGYYTSEEVGKNILSYDPVPGDFIACMPLKEVGNAWNE; encoded by the coding sequence ATGAATCGTCGTGAATTACTCAAATCTTCTGGCTTGTTTGTAGGCTACGCCGTAAGTTCGGCAGCGCTGACGAATTTGTTCATCAGTTGCCAGGCCGAGGCCAGGGTCAATCTGGATTGGAACCCCGTATTTTTGTCTAAAGAACAAGCCAATACGCTGGCCGAAATCACCGAAACCATCCTGCCGAAAACCACAACACCAGGGGCAAAAGAACTCGCTGTGCCGCAGTTCATCGACAAGATGTTGAAAGAGGTTTCTGGCAAAGCGGACCAAATCAATTTTGTTGCCGGATTGACGCAAATTGACAAGGATTGTACCAATAAATACGGCAAAACTTTTGTGGAATGTTCTGCTGAAGATCGCACTGCTTTTTTGTTGGCAATGGACGAAGCTGCCGGAGTGTTTCCACCTTCGGTTTGGGGCATTACCCTGGCACCACCCAGCCCGGTAGCGTTTTTCCGCCAGCTGAAAAGTTTGACGCTCTTTGGATATTATACTTCCGAAGAAGTGGGAAAAAATATCCTGAGCTACGATCCGGTTCCAGGGGATTTCATTGCTTGTATGCCTCTAAAGGAAGTGGGTAACGCCTGGAATGAATAA
- a CDS encoding lactate utilization protein B — protein sequence MSAIPKHPELSQRFNADEPRVDWHDATLWWIREKRDKAAHTLSEDWEALRAAASAIKDNVLGNLVDYLTEFERKAIANGAIVHWAADAAEHNRIVLSILQEAGAQRMVKSKSMLTEECHLNEFLGENGIDVVDTDLGERIVQLADEPPSHIVMPCIHWKKEEIGELFHEHLGTPKGNADPQLLTEAARQHLRDKFLTRKVALTGVNFAIAETGEFVVCTNEGNADMGVHLADVHIACMGIEKIVPRREHLGVFLRLLARSATGQPITTYSSHFKSPRAGAQLHIVLVDNGRSQQLGREAFRNSLKCIRCGACMNTCPVYRRSGGHSYHNAVAGPIGAILAPNLDMSKYSDLPFASTLCGSCSNVCPVKINIHEQLYEWRQELTRQGKVDFGKKMALKVMSTVLSNPGVYRSMGKMGRWALRNIPGMVNNSMNPWFKQREMPEAPQESFREWYLKNRKQS from the coding sequence ATGTCCGCAATACCCAAACATCCCGAACTTTCCCAACGCTTCAACGCCGATGAACCCCGGGTGGATTGGCACGACGCAACCCTGTGGTGGATTCGCGAAAAACGCGACAAAGCCGCTCATACCCTGAGTGAAGATTGGGAAGCCCTGCGCGCCGCCGCTTCAGCCATCAAAGACAATGTGTTGGGCAATTTGGTGGATTACCTCACCGAGTTTGAACGCAAGGCCATTGCCAATGGGGCCATCGTCCACTGGGCTGCCGATGCCGCTGAGCACAACCGCATCGTATTGTCGATTTTGCAGGAAGCAGGAGCACAACGCATGGTCAAGTCCAAGTCAATGCTCACCGAAGAGTGCCACCTCAACGAATTTTTGGGTGAAAACGGGATAGATGTCGTGGATACCGACCTCGGCGAGCGCATCGTCCAATTGGCGGATGAACCCCCCAGCCACATCGTGATGCCCTGCATCCATTGGAAAAAAGAAGAAATTGGGGAACTGTTTCACGAACACTTGGGTACGCCCAAAGGCAATGCCGACCCGCAACTGCTCACCGAAGCGGCTCGCCAGCACCTGCGCGATAAATTTCTGACGCGTAAGGTAGCCTTGACCGGGGTGAATTTCGCCATTGCTGAAACCGGTGAATTTGTGGTCTGTACCAACGAAGGCAACGCCGACATGGGCGTGCACCTGGCCGATGTACACATTGCCTGTATGGGCATCGAAAAGATCGTTCCACGAAGGGAGCACCTCGGCGTTTTTCTGCGGCTTTTGGCGCGTAGTGCAACCGGGCAACCCATCACGACTTATTCCAGCCATTTTAAAAGCCCGCGGGCAGGGGCACAATTGCACATCGTATTGGTGGACAATGGCCGCAGCCAGCAACTAGGCCGCGAAGCCTTCCGCAATTCCCTAAAATGCATCCGTTGTGGCGCTTGTATGAATACTTGCCCGGTATACCGCCGCAGTGGAGGGCATTCCTACCACAACGCCGTAGCCGGGCCTATCGGGGCTATTTTGGCACCCAACCTGGACATGAGCAAGTATTCCGATCTGCCTTTTGCCTCTACCCTATGCGGATCTTGTTCGAATGTTTGCCCGGTGAAAATCAACATCCACGAGCAGTTGTACGAATGGCGGCAAGAGTTGACCCGACAGGGCAAGGTGGATTTTGGTAAAAAAATGGCGCTGAAAGTGATGTCAACCGTATTGTCCAATCCGGGCGTGTACCGCAGTATGGGCAAAATGGGGCGTTGGGCACTGCGCAACATACCCGGAATGGTGAATAACTCGATGAATCCCTGGTTCAAACAACGCGAAATGCCGGAAGCGCCGCAGGAGTCGTTTCGGGAATGGTATCTAAAAAATCGTAAGCAATCATAA
- a CDS encoding TonB-dependent receptor yields MKYFYCWLLLVLGLGQMELSAQVRIFGKIIDTSNQVLPRATTALYVVQDSSLFSYDLSDDAGNIELPGIKPGIYRLQISYLGFEPWEQILTIDKGSRELNLGDIQLKTKSNLLQTMEISAARIPITVRGDTLELSANLVKVQAHDAVEDMLKKMPGMELDPDGTLKAQGENIVKIMVDGKEFFGTDIKMALKVLPADAVDKIQIIEKKSDKAEFSGIDDGQREKILNIKTKPDRQKSNFGKSTLGLGPPQQFDVVSNLSKFSPKRRLTGTLSANNVNRNGNAEVTDRGLSNAAALPSGGLNTNLNAGLNFSQELPRKWQVYGNYRLNLSDRDMDRIARVERYLDDKTIISQDTSSNDNFSINNNLNLTLESNRKDTLWGFRLLSGMFMRNGRNTSNFQSFAADQVLGPRNTSQRSNMGENEGLGGNLEFTFRKRLGKKGRNVNLDLDWDANSGVNNASNQSRNYFFQTTTAAEREVLIHQDRITETGAENWSAQVSFSEPLNKIISLHATYNYRASTNDDDRIIADVQDSGELLRNDQQSNHLLSDVFRHHTTLGLQADYKKLDIGTRVRWENAMIKGGLFLQEAAVNQEYDYLLPSINITYRPKQSKTLTLNLDQTLNLPSIRQLQPVQEVTDALRYYIGNPSLTPELRYNGTLRYNLYQAKRGSTFLFSINGSLTTDKIQNVQLVDEQLITKTSPQNVSNDYSTSGNIYYVFQLKSMGLRISVGSDHGFGRNLTFINRLQNTTYTRRHAGSLSFTNQKKKDWEWSIDTRVNFSANRYSTNEELNRNFLQNSILAYIRKPFAKEKYSMESQFNYIIYSGLGDGFQRSLPIWNASIGAYVMEGKKGLLRLSAYDLLGQNEGLSRNAQLNTLVDERVNALSRYFMLSFSYLVRNSGKKK; encoded by the coding sequence ATGAAGTACTTTTACTGCTGGTTGTTGCTTGTGTTGGGCCTGGGCCAAATGGAATTGAGCGCCCAAGTTCGCATCTTTGGAAAAATCATTGATACCTCAAATCAAGTATTGCCCCGCGCAACTACCGCGCTGTACGTGGTGCAGGATTCCTCGCTGTTCAGTTACGATTTGAGTGACGATGCCGGCAACATCGAGCTGCCCGGCATCAAACCTGGAATCTATCGACTACAAATCAGTTACCTCGGTTTTGAGCCTTGGGAACAAATTCTGACCATCGACAAAGGTTCCCGTGAGTTGAACCTCGGCGACATCCAACTCAAAACCAAAAGTAATCTGCTCCAAACGATGGAGATCAGCGCTGCCCGCATCCCCATCACCGTGCGCGGTGATACCCTTGAACTCAGTGCCAATTTGGTCAAGGTACAAGCCCACGACGCGGTTGAAGACATGTTGAAAAAAATGCCCGGCATGGAACTCGACCCCGATGGAACCCTCAAAGCCCAGGGCGAGAATATTGTAAAAATCATGGTGGACGGCAAAGAGTTTTTTGGAACCGACATCAAAATGGCCCTCAAAGTATTGCCCGCAGATGCGGTGGATAAAATTCAAATCATTGAAAAAAAATCCGATAAAGCCGAATTTTCAGGGATCGACGATGGACAACGCGAAAAAATCCTCAACATCAAAACCAAACCGGATCGGCAAAAATCAAATTTTGGCAAATCAACCCTTGGCCTAGGGCCGCCACAGCAGTTTGATGTGGTATCCAACCTCAGCAAGTTTTCACCCAAAAGGCGCCTCACTGGTACGCTTTCAGCCAACAATGTCAACCGGAATGGCAACGCCGAAGTAACGGATCGAGGATTGAGCAACGCGGCAGCATTACCTTCAGGAGGACTGAACACCAACCTGAATGCCGGATTGAATTTTAGCCAGGAACTGCCCCGAAAATGGCAAGTGTATGGCAATTATCGCTTGAATTTATCGGATCGCGATATGGACCGCATCGCCCGAGTGGAGCGTTATCTGGACGACAAAACCATCATCAGCCAGGATACCTCAAGCAATGACAATTTTAGCATCAACAACAACCTCAACCTCACCCTGGAATCCAACCGGAAAGATACCCTTTGGGGTTTTCGATTGCTTAGTGGAATGTTCATGCGCAATGGGCGCAATACTTCCAATTTTCAATCTTTTGCCGCCGACCAAGTGCTAGGCCCTCGCAATACCAGTCAACGCAGCAATATGGGTGAAAACGAAGGACTGGGTGGAAATCTGGAGTTTACTTTTCGCAAAAGACTGGGCAAAAAAGGCCGCAATGTTAACCTCGATCTGGATTGGGATGCCAACTCGGGGGTCAACAATGCCAGCAACCAATCCCGGAATTACTTTTTTCAAACCACCACTGCGGCAGAAAGAGAAGTGTTGATCCATCAAGACCGGATTACCGAAACGGGTGCTGAAAACTGGAGTGCTCAGGTTTCTTTTTCCGAGCCTCTCAACAAAATAATTTCTTTACACGCCACCTACAACTATCGGGCTTCCACCAATGACGACGACCGCATCATCGCTGATGTACAAGATTCCGGCGAATTGCTCCGCAATGACCAGCAAAGCAATCACTTGCTGAGTGACGTGTTTCGACACCATACCACGTTGGGTTTGCAAGCCGACTACAAAAAGCTGGACATCGGTACACGCGTGCGTTGGGAAAATGCCATGATCAAGGGAGGCTTATTCCTGCAAGAAGCAGCCGTGAACCAGGAATACGATTATTTATTGCCTTCGATAAACATCACCTATCGCCCGAAACAATCCAAAACCTTGACCCTCAACCTGGATCAAACCCTCAACCTTCCCAGCATTCGCCAACTGCAACCCGTGCAGGAAGTAACCGATGCCTTGCGCTACTACATCGGAAATCCAAGTTTGACACCCGAATTGCGCTACAACGGCACCCTGCGATACAACCTGTACCAGGCCAAACGCGGTTCCACCTTTTTGTTTAGCATCAATGGCAGCCTGACCACCGATAAAATCCAGAATGTACAATTGGTGGATGAACAATTGATCACCAAGACCTCGCCCCAAAACGTCAGCAATGATTATTCTACCAGCGGCAACATTTACTACGTATTTCAACTCAAATCGATGGGCTTGCGGATTAGTGTAGGTAGTGATCACGGATTTGGGCGAAACCTGACCTTTATCAATCGCCTGCAAAACACGACCTACACCCGTCGCCATGCCGGAAGTTTGTCGTTTACCAACCAAAAGAAAAAAGATTGGGAATGGTCGATCGACACCCGCGTAAATTTTTCGGCCAACCGCTATTCCACAAACGAGGAATTGAACCGCAATTTTTTACAAAACTCGATTTTGGCTTACATACGCAAACCTTTTGCCAAGGAAAAATACAGCATGGAATCTCAATTCAATTACATCATCTACAGTGGCTTGGGCGATGGTTTTCAGCGCAGTTTACCCATTTGGAATGCCTCGATTGGTGCCTACGTGATGGAAGGAAAAAAAGGTTTGTTGCGGCTCTCTGCCTACGATTTATTGGGGCAGAACGAAGGGCTCAGCCGCAACGCGCAGCTCAATACCCTGGTGGATGAGCGGGTCAATGCACTTTCGCGGTATTTTATGCTCAGTTTTTCGTATTTGGTACGGAATAGCGGGAAGAAAAAATAA
- a CDS encoding heme-binding domain-containing protein, translating into MLKKIMLVLGAILVLIQFIRPERNTSNDLTYDVHKKYPGPYYVQGILGKACNDCHSNKTEYPWYANVQPVAWMLANHVNDGKRHLNFSNFTSMRIAIQNHKFEEVIEVLDEGEMPLPSYTWLGRHPEAKLTAEEKTALIDWARTSMDSIKAQYPADSLVMPKRPGPPPGK; encoded by the coding sequence ATGTTGAAGAAAATTATGCTTGTTTTGGGAGCTATCCTCGTCCTCATTCAGTTTATTCGCCCCGAGCGGAATACTTCGAATGACCTTACCTACGATGTCCATAAAAAATACCCAGGGCCTTATTACGTGCAGGGTATTTTGGGAAAAGCCTGCAACGATTGCCACAGCAATAAAACCGAATACCCCTGGTACGCTAATGTTCAGCCCGTTGCCTGGATGTTAGCAAACCATGTCAACGATGGCAAACGGCACCTGAATTTTTCGAATTTCACTTCCATGAGAATTGCCATTCAAAACCACAAATTTGAAGAAGTCATCGAAGTGTTGGACGAAGGTGAAATGCCGTTGCCTTCTTACACCTGGTTGGGACGGCACCCCGAAGCCAAATTGACCGCAGAAGAAAAAACTGCCCTGATCGACTGGGCCAGAACCAGTATGGATTCCATCAAGGCACAGTACCCGGCCGATAGTTTGGTGATGCCCAAACGGCCTGGGCCTCCTCCGGGGAAATAA
- a CDS encoding GMC oxidoreductase: MANLNTKLDKTNTYDAIVIGSGMSGGWAAKELCEKGLKTLVLEKGRMVNHLEDYPTMNLDHWEFEHRGALTAEDREKYHIQIRSGFVGESTKHFFTNDLEDPYIEKERFDWIRGNHVGGRSLTWGKHCYRWSDLDFAANAKEGIAVDWPIRYKDIAPWYTYVEKFVGISGEKLGLPHLPDGYFLPPMELNCLEQHFKKEVEQKFRGRNITIGRVAHLTEPQPWHLELGRGKCQNRNRCSRGCPFGAYFSSNAATLPAANLTKNFVIRPNSVAHSIIYDEKTQKATGVRVVDSESKEMIEFYAKVIFCCASTLASTQILLHSTSARFPNGLGNDSGELGHNLMDHHYRTGAMGVYEGLEDQYYKGRRPTGLFIPRFANLDEKTKNPNFLRGYDYQGNGGSRANWGRGVNTPGVGADFKESLYQPGPWSMALMGFGECLPYHENQASLDPDKKDQWGLPLLVLNAKIRENELKMREAMKNDAAEMLSAAGFKDVITFDYAGGLGVGVHEMGTARMGRDPKTSVLNANNQLHAVSNVFVTDGACMTSSSCVNPSITYMALTARAADFAVNELKKGNL; encoded by the coding sequence ATGGCCAATCTCAACACCAAACTCGACAAAACCAATACCTACGACGCCATCGTCATCGGTTCGGGTATGAGCGGCGGCTGGGCCGCCAAAGAACTTTGTGAAAAAGGGCTTAAAACCCTGGTTCTCGAAAAAGGGCGCATGGTCAACCACCTTGAAGATTACCCGACCATGAACCTCGACCACTGGGAATTCGAGCACCGTGGCGCACTCACCGCCGAAGACCGCGAAAAGTACCACATCCAAATCCGTAGTGGTTTTGTCGGAGAATCCACCAAACATTTTTTCACCAACGACCTCGAGGACCCTTACATTGAAAAGGAGCGTTTTGACTGGATTCGCGGCAACCACGTGGGTGGGCGTTCCCTCACCTGGGGCAAACATTGCTACCGCTGGAGCGACCTCGATTTTGCAGCCAACGCCAAAGAAGGCATCGCCGTTGATTGGCCAATTCGCTACAAAGACATTGCGCCCTGGTATACCTACGTCGAAAAATTTGTGGGCATCAGTGGTGAAAAACTAGGCTTGCCCCACCTCCCCGATGGCTATTTCCTGCCCCCCATGGAACTCAATTGCCTGGAGCAACACTTCAAAAAAGAAGTGGAGCAAAAATTCCGGGGTCGCAACATCACCATTGGCCGGGTAGCGCACCTGACTGAACCACAACCCTGGCACCTGGAACTCGGCCGCGGCAAATGCCAAAACCGCAACCGCTGTTCGCGGGGCTGCCCCTTCGGCGCGTATTTCAGTAGCAACGCCGCAACTTTACCGGCGGCCAACCTCACCAAGAATTTTGTGATTCGCCCCAATTCGGTGGCCCATTCCATCATTTACGACGAAAAAACCCAAAAAGCCACGGGGGTGCGGGTGGTAGACAGCGAGAGCAAAGAAATGATCGAATTTTACGCCAAAGTGATTTTTTGCTGTGCTTCCACGTTGGCCAGCACCCAAATCTTGCTGCACTCTACCTCTGCACGTTTTCCCAATGGTTTGGGCAACGACAGCGGTGAACTGGGCCACAACCTCATGGATCACCACTACCGCACGGGTGCTATGGGTGTTTACGAAGGCCTGGAAGACCAATACTACAAAGGGCGACGCCCCACGGGGTTGTTCATTCCTCGATTTGCGAATCTGGATGAAAAAACCAAAAACCCCAACTTCCTGCGGGGGTATGATTACCAGGGTAACGGCGGCAGTCGTGCCAACTGGGGTAGGGGAGTGAATACCCCCGGAGTTGGTGCAGACTTTAAAGAATCCCTCTACCAACCTGGCCCCTGGAGTATGGCGTTAATGGGTTTTGGGGAGTGTTTGCCCTATCACGAAAATCAGGCCAGCCTCGATCCCGATAAAAAAGACCAATGGGGATTACCACTATTGGTACTCAACGCCAAAATCCGCGAAAACGAGCTCAAGATGCGCGAAGCCATGAAAAACGACGCGGCGGAAATGCTCAGTGCGGCAGGATTTAAGGACGTGATCACCTTTGATTACGCAGGTGGTTTGGGCGTGGGGGTACACGAAATGGGCACCGCCCGGATGGGTCGCGACCCCAAAACCTCGGTGCTCAATGCCAACAACCAGCTTCATGCCGTATCCAACGTTTTTGTGACCGATGGTGCCTGTATGACCTCCTCATCTTGCGTCAATCCCTCCATTACCTACATGGCCTTGACGGCGCGAGCAGCGGATTTTGCGGTCAATGAATTGAAAAAAGGTAACCTTTAA